The Pseudomonadota bacterium genome has a window encoding:
- a CDS encoding S9 family peptidase → MTKPRPPYRPLYRPLYRLSASLGAALLLAPLLTAPAAAQETAPPIATADTGNTADSTRFSRKDLFSLAAAADPQISPDGRHIAYVRVTNDIMRDAPRRTIWVIDTATGEERPLAAGEGSHGNPRWSPDGSQIAYISSGHGGSPQLYVRWMDSGEAVRVTALPESPSSIAWSPDGKQIAFSMFVRDKGVQLGDKLPPPEGAQWAKGLEIFDLITYRADGAGYLRPGFNKLFIVPASGGAPRQLTFGKYHDGGPLSFAPDGKTLYFAANRQPDWQRDPVESEVFALDIASGALSALTSRNGPDSAPMVSPDGRSIAYIGFDDQQLGYHNADLYLMDRTGSNRRVLTASLDRSVNGAAWSGDGRALYISYDDRGETVVARISLTGTISEVVRGLTGTSFDRPYTGGSFSVADNGTIAFTMGTAQRPAEVAMVQRGAPRMLTSLNASLLASRRMGAVQRIATPSRHDGLEIEGWLTLPPDYVAGKRVPLILEIHGGPFAAYGPHFATDNQLYAAAGYAVLSANPRGSTSYGADFANEIHHDYPGNDYDDLISLVDAAIAQGFVDPDQLFVTGGSGGGVLTSWIVGKTDRFKAAATQKPVINWTSQVLTADGAAFFTTYWFGAQPWEDPENYWRRSPLSLVGNVTTPTLVVVGSEDYRTPVSESEQYYTALRLRGVPTALVRVPGASHGSIAVRPSQSGAKAAAILAWFDRYGGPDGVADSDTPGDAGESE, encoded by the coding sequence ATGACGAAGCCCCGCCCCCCGTATCGCCCCCTATATCGCCCCTTATATCGACTGTCCGCCAGCCTCGGTGCCGCATTGCTCCTCGCCCCGCTGCTCACCGCGCCGGCAGCGGCGCAGGAAACCGCACCACCCATAGCCACCGCCGACACCGGAAACACCGCCGACAGCACCCGCTTCAGCCGCAAGGACCTGTTCAGCCTGGCGGCCGCTGCTGACCCGCAAATCAGCCCCGATGGCCGCCATATCGCCTATGTCCGGGTCACCAACGACATCATGCGTGATGCCCCGCGCCGCACCATCTGGGTGATCGACACCGCCACCGGGGAAGAGCGCCCGCTCGCTGCCGGGGAAGGCTCGCACGGCAATCCGCGCTGGTCACCCGATGGATCGCAGATCGCCTATATTTCCAGCGGCCATGGCGGCTCCCCGCAGCTTTATGTCCGCTGGATGGACAGCGGCGAAGCGGTGCGCGTCACTGCCCTGCCCGAAAGCCCGTCAAGCATCGCCTGGTCGCCCGATGGCAAGCAGATCGCCTTCTCCATGTTTGTCCGCGACAAGGGTGTGCAGCTGGGCGACAAGCTGCCCCCGCCCGAAGGCGCGCAATGGGCCAAGGGGCTGGAGATTTTCGATCTGATTACCTATCGCGCCGATGGTGCCGGCTATTTGCGGCCGGGTTTCAACAAGCTGTTCATCGTACCGGCCAGCGGCGGTGCTCCGCGCCAGCTGACCTTCGGCAAATATCATGATGGCGGCCCGCTGTCCTTCGCGCCTGATGGCAAAACCCTGTATTTTGCCGCCAACCGCCAGCCCGACTGGCAGCGTGACCCGGTGGAAAGCGAGGTGTTCGCGCTCGATATCGCCAGCGGCGCGCTCAGCGCACTGACATCGCGCAACGGCCCCGATAGCGCGCCCATGGTTTCGCCCGATGGCCGTAGCATCGCCTATATCGGCTTCGATGATCAGCAGCTCGGCTATCACAATGCCGATCTCTATCTGATGGATCGCACCGGATCGAACCGTCGGGTGCTAACCGCCAGCCTCGATCGCAGCGTCAACGGCGCGGCCTGGTCCGGCGATGGTCGCGCGCTCTATATCAGCTATGATGATCGCGGCGAGACGGTGGTGGCGCGAATATCGCTGACAGGCACAATAAGCGAAGTGGTGCGCGGCCTGACCGGGACATCCTTCGATCGTCCCTATACCGGCGGCAGCTTCAGCGTCGCCGATAACGGCACCATTGCCTTCACCATGGGCACCGCCCAGCGCCCCGCGGAAGTCGCAATGGTACAGCGCGGGGCACCGCGTATGCTGACCAGCCTTAATGCCTCACTGCTTGCCAGCCGTCGCATGGGCGCGGTGCAGCGCATCGCCACCCCATCGCGCCATGACGGACTGGAGATCGAAGGCTGGCTGACGCTGCCGCCTGACTATGTCGCGGGCAAGCGGGTGCCGCTGATCCTTGAAATCCATGGCGGTCCCTTTGCCGCCTATGGCCCGCATTTTGCCACCGACAATCAGCTCTACGCCGCTGCCGGCTATGCGGTGCTGTCGGCCAATCCACGCGGCTCGACCAGCTATGGAGCGGATTTCGCAAATGAAATCCATCACGACTATCCCGGCAATGACTATGATGACCTGATCAGCCTGGTTGATGCGGCAATCGCCCAGGGCTTTGTCGATCCCGACCAACTGTTCGTTACCGGCGGTTCGGGTGGTGGAGTGCTGACAAGCTGGATTGTCGGCAAGACCGACCGGTTCAAGGCGGCGGCAACGCAAAAACCGGTGATCAACTGGACCAGCCAGGTGCTGACGGCAGACGGGGCAGCGTTCTTCACCACCTACTGGTTCGGGGCACAGCCCTGGGAAGACCCGGAAAATTACTGGCGGCGCTCGCCGCTGTCGCTGGTCGGCAATGTGACGACGCCGACTTTGGTTGTGGTGGGATCAGAGGATTACCGCACCCCTGTGAGCGAGTCCGAGCAATATTATACTGCATTGCGGCTGCGCGGTGTACCGACGGCGCTGGTGCGCGTGCCCGGTGCCAGCCATGGCAGCATCGCGGTGCGGCCTTCGCAAAGCGGCGCCAAGGCAGCGGCCATATTGGCCTGGTTCGATCGCTATGGCGGGCCCGATGGCGTTGCCGATAGCGATACTCCCGGCGATGCCGGAGAGAGCGAATAG
- a CDS encoding SEL1-like repeat protein — translation MANSMKSARFLVESKLAEVATGDPTAYFELGVAFSTGSDGAEIDLIEAHKWFNLAAVMGHVESATCRAEIAEEMTAREIADAQREARAWIAQNRRHAA, via the coding sequence ATGGCTAACAGTATGAAGAGCGCCCGCTTTCTCGTCGAGAGCAAGCTGGCGGAAGTGGCAACAGGAGACCCGACCGCCTATTTTGAACTGGGCGTGGCTTTCTCCACCGGCAGCGACGGTGCCGAAATCGATCTGATCGAAGCGCATAAATGGTTTAATCTGGCCGCAGTTATGGGCCATGTCGAAAGCGCCACCTGCCGTGCCGAAATAGCCGAGGAAATGACGGCGCGCGAAATTGCCGACGCCCAGCGCGAAGCGCGGGCATGGATCGCCCAGAACCGGCGCCACGCCGCCTGA
- the panC gene encoding pantoate--beta-alanine ligase: MQTVHDHNRLKKTLSGLRADGATLALVPTMGALHAGHMALVDAAREQADRVAVSIFVNPTQFGPNEDLDAYPRQLAEDAAKLRDTGVDLLWAPGVEEMYPQGFETVIRLPELSLGLCGGSRPGHFDGVATVVCKLLNQISPDIALFGEKDYQQLAIIRRMVRDLDMSARIVGVPTIRDHDGLALSSRNAYLSTGERARAATLPTAMRAAIAAIERGGDPVQALEALRQSLAQAGFDPVDYAEIRHADSLAPLSERQPGDGPFSGRLLAAARLGRTRLIDNMPVTLP; the protein is encoded by the coding sequence GTGCAAACTGTTCATGACCACAACAGGTTGAAAAAGACACTTTCGGGGTTGCGCGCCGACGGCGCAACACTGGCGCTGGTACCGACCATGGGCGCGCTGCATGCGGGCCATATGGCGCTGGTTGACGCCGCGCGGGAACAGGCGGACCGGGTCGCAGTGTCGATCTTCGTCAATCCGACGCAATTTGGGCCGAATGAGGATCTCGATGCCTATCCGCGTCAGTTGGCCGAGGATGCGGCGAAGCTGCGGGATACCGGCGTCGACCTGCTATGGGCCCCCGGCGTTGAGGAGATGTATCCACAGGGCTTTGAGACGGTGATCAGGCTGCCCGAGCTCAGCCTGGGACTGTGCGGCGGATCGCGTCCGGGGCATTTTGATGGGGTCGCCACCGTGGTTTGCAAGCTGCTCAACCAGATCAGCCCGGACATCGCTTTGTTTGGCGAGAAGGATTATCAGCAGCTTGCGATCATTCGCCGCATGGTACGTGATCTCGACATGTCGGCCAGGATCGTCGGCGTGCCCACGATAAGGGATCATGACGGTCTCGCCCTGTCGTCGCGCAATGCCTATCTTTCGACCGGTGAGCGCGCCCGGGCTGCCACCCTGCCGACCGCGATGCGTGCTGCCATTGCGGCGATAGAGCGGGGTGGCGATCCGGTGCAGGCGCTGGAGGCGCTGCGTCAGAGTCTGGCACAGGCCGGGTTCGATCCGGTTGATTATGCCGAAATCCGTCATGCGGACAGCCTCGCCCCGCTGTCTGAACGGCAGCCGGGTGATGGGCCCTTTTCGGGTCGGTTGCTGGCGGCGGCGCGGCTGGGGCGAACCCGGCTGATCGACAATATGCCGGTTACGCTGCCGTAA
- a CDS encoding division plane positioning ATPase MipZ produces MMNGGSAKDDGGVHRIVFANEKGGTGKSTTAVHVAIALAYNGKKVGIIDLDPRQRTSFRYMENRTATMIRRNISLPMANFKVFEQDNIARLDQMIAQESKSLDFLIFDTPGRDDKFARYVATSADTLVTPLNDSFVDFDLIGQVDPDTFKVKRISFYAELIWEARKARAKNAGKEMDWVVLRNRTQHIEARNMRRINTALQELSRRIGFRIIPGLSERVIYRELFPSGLTLLDKGHLGDLGTSHILARQELRELLSALKLPGMERPAEAQASLFSNI; encoded by the coding sequence ATGATGAACGGCGGATCTGCAAAGGATGATGGCGGCGTCCACCGCATTGTCTTTGCCAATGAAAAGGGCGGCACCGGCAAATCGACCACAGCGGTGCATGTCGCAATTGCGCTGGCCTATAATGGCAAGAAAGTCGGCATTATCGACCTCGATCCGCGTCAGCGCACCTCTTTCCGCTATATGGAAAACCGCACCGCGACGATGATCCGCCGCAACATCTCGCTGCCGATGGCAAATTTCAAGGTGTTCGAGCAGGACAATATCGCCCGGCTCGACCAGATGATCGCCCAGGAGTCAAAATCACTGGATTTTCTCATCTTCGACACCCCGGGCCGCGATGACAAATTTGCCCGTTATGTCGCCACCTCTGCCGATACTCTGGTAACACCACTTAATGACAGCTTTGTCGATTTCGATCTGATCGGACAGGTCGACCCCGACACCTTCAAGGTCAAGCGGATCAGCTTCTATGCCGAGCTGATCTGGGAAGCACGCAAGGCACGCGCCAAAAATGCCGGTAAGGAAATGGACTGGGTGGTGCTGCGCAACCGTACCCAGCATATCGAGGCGCGCAATATGCGCCGCATCAACACCGCGTTGCAGGAACTGTCGCGCCGTATCGGCTTCCGCATCATCCCGGGGTTGAGCGAGCGGGTGATCTATCGCGAGCTGTTCCCTTCAGGTCTGACCCTGCTCGACAAGGGACATCTGGGCGATCTCGGTACCAGCCATATCCTTGCACGGCAGGAGCTGCGCGAACTGCTGAGCGCGCTCAAACTGCCCGGCATGGAACGCCCTGCCGAGGCACAGGCCAGCCTGTTCTCCAACATCTAA
- a CDS encoding phosphoribosyl-AMP cyclohydrolase, translated as MATDDSKQCITEEEVVAAQKAWGDGIVAIGKTFSEQGDYTAAATDHINRFYGYDLGLVLFKPTLAADEQFRGSFDGALSYFVGGNPSFTEDKGFALTPWTAVRWENAGITNSSCDMAVAMGNYWFTPAEGDEVKVEYTIGYVKDDDGNLRMVVHKSSLPYGGG; from the coding sequence ATGGCGACGGATGACAGCAAACAGTGCATTACCGAGGAGGAAGTCGTCGCGGCGCAAAAGGCCTGGGGCGATGGTATTGTCGCGATCGGCAAAACATTCTCCGAGCAAGGCGACTATACCGCCGCTGCCACCGACCACATCAACCGCTTTTACGGCTATGATCTGGGACTGGTCCTGTTCAAGCCTACACTTGCCGCCGATGAACAGTTTCGCGGATCGTTCGATGGCGCACTGTCCTATTTTGTCGGCGGCAACCCGTCCTTCACCGAAGACAAAGGCTTTGCGCTGACCCCATGGACGGCCGTGCGCTGGGAAAATGCCGGCATCACCAACTCCAGCTGCGACATGGCGGTGGCGATGGGCAACTACTGGTTCACCCCTGCCGAGGGCGATGAGGTCAAGGTCGAATACACCATTGGCTATGTCAAAGACGATGACGGCAATCTGCGTATGGTGGTGCATAAATCGTCACTGCCTTATGGCGGCGGCTAA
- a CDS encoding molecular chaperone DnaJ translates to MVPFLLIAGALLFWLYYSGRLAKMQPGDWFALAIAVLGTRVLTTGQLPAAGAMLAGAIGWALYRSRSHKPDAEAGKPGNADRPYPEMSIAEARMLLGIDERASAGMIRAAWRRRMARAHPDAGGNAELASKLNAARDLLLENQAEKTDSPLS, encoded by the coding sequence ATGGTGCCATTTCTTCTGATCGCCGGCGCGCTGCTGTTCTGGCTGTACTATTCGGGGCGGCTGGCGAAGATGCAGCCCGGCGACTGGTTCGCCCTCGCCATTGCCGTGCTCGGCACGCGCGTCCTGACTACCGGGCAGCTGCCTGCCGCCGGTGCCATGCTCGCCGGCGCTATTGGCTGGGCGCTCTATCGATCTCGCAGCCATAAACCGGATGCGGAAGCGGGAAAGCCCGGCAATGCGGACCGTCCTTATCCGGAGATGTCGATTGCCGAGGCGCGTATGCTGCTCGGCATCGACGAACGCGCCAGTGCCGGGATGATCCGTGCCGCATGGCGCCGCCGCATGGCGCGGGCGCATCCCGATGCTGGCGGCAATGCCGAGCTGGCGAGCAAGCTCAACGCCGCGCGCGACCTGCTGCTGGAAAACCAGGCTGAAAAGACAGACTCGCCATTGTCATAA
- a CDS encoding phosphomannomutase/phosphoglucomutase, with protein MTDTPHLQSHAFHPTSLREYDIRGIIGETLGEDDAYAIGRGFGTLIGRDGGGSVAIGYDGRESSPLLADALAQGLNDSGIDVITIGLGPTPMLYYAEAVLDEAAGGIQITGSHNPANYNGFKMVFQGRPFFGADIQRLGAMAAAGDWDSGNGSVSRLDIMERYVTRLIEGFDSERSDFARMRIGWDAGNGAAGPIVERLVERLPGEHHCLFTDVDGSFPNHHPDPTDAANLADLQALVAEKQLDFGVAFDGDGDRIGAIDGEGRVIWGDQLLAIFAEPVLQDQPGATIIADVKASQALYDRVAQLGGEPLMWKTGHSLIKSKMKETGSPLAGEMSGHVFFAHEYYGFDDALYAAIRLIRAASDLGKSVTMLRGEMPEMINTPEMRFQVDEARKFAVIDEVLERLKADGANVNDTDGARVNTDDGWWLLRASNTQDVLVARAEAGSEAGLERLLAQIDAQLALSGLERGESVGH; from the coding sequence ATGACCGATACACCCCATCTCCAGAGCCATGCCTTCCACCCGACCTCGCTGCGCGAATATGATATTCGCGGTATTATCGGCGAAACGCTGGGCGAGGACGATGCCTATGCCATTGGCCGCGGTTTCGGCACGCTGATCGGCCGAGATGGCGGCGGCAGCGTCGCCATTGGCTATGATGGCCGTGAAAGCTCGCCGCTACTGGCCGATGCGCTGGCGCAGGGGCTGAACGACAGCGGGATCGATGTCATCACCATCGGGCTGGGGCCGACGCCGATGCTATATTATGCCGAGGCCGTACTCGACGAGGCGGCGGGCGGCATCCAGATAACCGGCAGTCACAACCCCGCCAATTATAACGGCTTCAAGATGGTGTTTCAGGGACGTCCGTTTTTCGGCGCCGATATCCAGCGCCTCGGCGCAATGGCGGCGGCGGGCGACTGGGATAGCGGTAACGGTTCGGTGTCCCGGCTCGACATCATGGAACGCTATGTGACGCGGCTGATCGAAGGCTTTGACAGTGAGCGCAGCGATTTCGCCCGGATGCGCATCGGCTGGGATGCGGGCAATGGCGCTGCGGGACCGATTGTCGAGCGGCTGGTTGAGCGGCTGCCCGGAGAGCATCATTGCCTGTTCACTGATGTTGATGGCAGTTTTCCCAATCATCATCCCGATCCAACCGATGCGGCCAATCTGGCCGATCTCCAGGCACTTGTCGCCGAGAAGCAGCTCGACTTCGGAGTGGCTTTTGATGGCGATGGCGACCGCATTGGCGCCATCGATGGCGAAGGCCGGGTGATCTGGGGCGACCAGTTGCTGGCGATTTTTGCCGAGCCGGTGCTGCAGGACCAGCCGGGGGCCACGATTATCGCCGATGTCAAGGCGAGCCAGGCACTCTATGACCGGGTCGCCCAGCTGGGTGGCGAACCGCTGATGTGGAAAACCGGGCACAGCCTGATCAAGTCCAAAATGAAGGAAACCGGGTCACCGCTGGCGGGCGAGATGAGCGGCCATGTCTTCTTCGCGCATGAATATTACGGCTTTGACGATGCGCTTTATGCCGCGATCCGGCTGATCCGCGCCGCCAGCGATCTCGGCAAGAGTGTCACCATGCTGCGCGGCGAAATGCCCGAAATGATCAACACGCCGGAAATGCGTTTCCAGGTCGATGAAGCCCGTAAATTCGCGGTGATTGACGAGGTGCTCGAACGGCTCAAGGCCGATGGCGCCAATGTCAACGACACCGACGGTGCGCGGGTCAATACCGATGATGGCTGGTGGCTGCTGCGCGCTTCCAACACCCAGGACGTACTGGTCGCCCGTGCCGAGGCCGGATCCGAGGCCGGGCTCGAACGGCTGCTGGCGCAGATCGACGCGCAACTGGCGCTGTCCGGACTGGAACGCGGTGAGAGTGTGGGGCACTGA
- the xth gene encoding exodeoxyribonuclease III — translation MTKIASFNINGIKARLPRLLEWLEETQPDIACLQEIKSQDEGFPADAFEKAGYGAIWHGQKSFNGVAILARGAQPVETKRGLDGELEDEQSRYLEADVTIGDAAQPLRVACIYLPNGNPQPGPKFDYKLRWMERLRKRAAQIWAEEVPAVLAGDYNVIPRDNDVWSPKAMASDALMQPESRAAYQRLLHDGWTDPIGSWHPDGQIWTYWDYQRGAWQRDHGFRIDHLLLSPQAADRLQAVGVDKDHRGREKASDHAPTWVVLG, via the coding sequence ATGACCAAAATCGCCAGCTTCAATATCAACGGTATCAAGGCGCGGCTGCCGCGGTTGCTCGAGTGGCTGGAGGAAACCCAGCCCGACATTGCCTGTCTGCAGGAAATCAAGAGCCAGGATGAAGGCTTTCCCGCCGACGCGTTTGAAAAAGCCGGCTATGGCGCGATCTGGCATGGTCAAAAATCGTTTAACGGCGTTGCCATATTGGCGCGTGGCGCGCAGCCGGTGGAGACGAAGCGTGGGCTGGATGGCGAGCTGGAGGATGAGCAATCGCGTTATTTAGAGGCCGATGTCACCATTGGCGATGCGGCTCAGCCATTGCGGGTCGCCTGCATCTACCTCCCCAATGGCAATCCGCAACCGGGGCCGAAATTCGATTACAAGCTGCGCTGGATGGAGCGGCTGCGCAAACGTGCGGCGCAAATCTGGGCCGAGGAAGTGCCGGCGGTGCTGGCGGGCGATTATAACGTCATCCCGCGCGACAATGATGTCTGGTCACCGAAAGCCATGGCCTCGGACGCGCTGATGCAGCCGGAAAGCCGCGCCGCCTATCAGCGGTTGCTGCACGATGGCTGGACCGATCCGATTGGCAGCTGGCACCCCGATGGCCAGATCTGGACCTATTGGGACTATCAGCGCGGTGCCTGGCAGCGCGACCATGGTTTCCGCATCGACCACCTGCTGCTGTCGCCGCAAGCCGCCGACCGGCTCCAGGCCGTCGGTGTCGACAAGGACCATCGCGGCAGGGAAAAGGCCAGCGACCATGCGCCGACATGGGTGGTGTTGGGGTGA
- the erpA gene encoding iron-sulfur cluster insertion protein ErpA, with product MTEVDLLPAAAKRVAAIATKLGKQAALRLSVEGGGCSGFQYRFGLAESIDGDDHVTERDGVKLVVDPVSLDLVRGSAVDFVESLGGASFQVTNPNAASGCGCGSSFSV from the coding sequence ATGACCGAAGTCGACCTCCTGCCCGCTGCGGCCAAGCGCGTCGCCGCCATTGCCACCAAGCTCGGCAAGCAAGCCGCCCTGCGCCTGTCGGTAGAGGGTGGCGGCTGTTCCGGCTTTCAATACCGTTTCGGCCTGGCGGAATCGATTGACGGCGATGACCATGTCACCGAGCGCGACGGCGTCAAACTGGTGGTCGATCCGGTCAGTCTCGATCTGGTGCGCGGCTCGGCGGTCGATTTTGTCGAATCGCTCGGCGGGGCGTCGTTTCAGGTGACAAATCCAAACGCCGCCTCCGGCTGCGGCTGCGGATCCAGCTTTTCGGTTTGA
- a CDS encoding BLUF domain-containing protein: MRSVIYISSATQAFDKPELEILLEQCRTFNSAHEITGCLAYNGINFLQLIEGPDDAIAACLDRILSDKRHSGVVKIRDEAIGVREFPEWTMAGRLSPDAEGKTSRGQMLDILQGARQATREIFEGFATLKAA, from the coding sequence ATGCGTTCAGTGATTTACATCAGTTCGGCGACTCAGGCTTTCGACAAGCCGGAGCTTGAAATCCTGCTCGAACAGTGCCGCACATTCAATTCCGCGCATGAGATTACCGGCTGCCTCGCCTATAATGGCATCAATTTTCTGCAGCTGATCGAGGGACCGGATGACGCGATTGCAGCCTGTCTCGACCGGATATTGTCCGACAAGCGGCATAGCGGTGTGGTGAAAATCCGCGATGAGGCGATCGGCGTGCGCGAATTTCCCGAATGGACCATGGCAGGGCGGCTCAGTCCCGATGCCGAAGGCAAGACCAGCCGCGGCCAGATGCTCGACATCCTGCAGGGTGCCCGCCAGGCGACGCGCGAGATTTTTGAAGGTTTCGCAACGCTCAAGGCGGCCTGA
- a CDS encoding glutathione S-transferase family protein, which produces MLDFYTNPMSRGQIVRWALHEAGAEYRQHLLSYDADAEDSMKGDAYLAINPMGKVPAIAEDGKVVTECAAICAWLADRFPDSGLAPQNDYERAEYYRWMFYAAGPVEAAVTNNAMGFAPNEEQQRMAGYGSFATVMDVLDNLLSERDFVCGERFTMADVYLGSQIVWGMQFGSMDKRDSFAPYAERMEARKAYRAAKAIDAELIAGAQSG; this is translated from the coding sequence ATGCTGGATTTTTACACCAATCCAATGTCGCGCGGCCAGATTGTGCGATGGGCACTGCATGAGGCAGGTGCCGAATATCGCCAGCATCTTTTGAGCTATGATGCCGATGCCGAGGACAGCATGAAGGGCGATGCCTATCTTGCGATCAATCCGATGGGCAAGGTCCCGGCAATTGCCGAGGACGGCAAGGTTGTTACCGAATGTGCCGCTATTTGCGCCTGGCTTGCCGATCGCTTTCCCGACTCCGGTCTGGCGCCGCAAAATGATTATGAGCGGGCCGAATATTATCGCTGGATGTTCTACGCCGCTGGTCCGGTGGAGGCTGCGGTCACCAACAACGCCATGGGTTTCGCGCCGAATGAGGAGCAGCAGCGCATGGCGGGTTATGGCTCCTTCGCCACGGTGATGGATGTGCTCGACAACCTGCTCTCCGAGCGCGATTTTGTCTGCGGCGAGCGTTTCACCATGGCCGATGTCTATCTCGGCAGCCAGATTGTCTGGGGCATGCAATTTGGCAGCATGGACAAGCGCGACAGCTTTGCCCCCTATGCCGAGCGCATGGAGGCGCGCAAGGCCTATAGGGCGGCCAAGGCGATCGATGCCGAATTGATTGCCGGCGCGCAAAGCGGCTGA